The Candidatus Krumholzibacteriia bacterium genome includes the window TGGAAGGACGAGATCGACCAGAAGTGCCCGGGCATCCGCTGGATCGACCACTACGCCCTCCTCGGCCCCTACGACTTCATGGACATCTTCGAGGCGCCAGACGCGGAGACGGCAGCGAAGGTATCGATGATCTCTCTTTGCCGCGGCGCGCTGCAGGCCGAATCCTGGACAGCGATTCCCTACGCGCGCTTCGTCGAGCTGACCAAGCAGATCTAGCGCGGATGTGTGGGACAGCCGGCCTGGACGTCGACCTGCCCGCTTGCTAACGCACCTGGGATCTGAAGCAATGCCCGAAACGCCGGCAGTCGAGTCCGCAGAGAGCCGAGTGCGGCAAGCAGAGGTGCATGTCGGCACCTCCGGTTACAGCTTCAAGGACTGGGTGGGGCCCTTCTATCCGGCGGGGACGAAACCGGCCGAACAGCTGTCCTACTACGTGCAGCGCTTCGATTGCCTCGAGGTGAACGTCACCTATTACAGGGTGCCTGACGCCAAGCTCCTGGGCGGCATGGCCGAGCGCACGCCGCCGGACTTCCATTTCATCGTCAAGCTGCACGGCGACATGACGCATCAGCGGAGTCGCGATCCAGCCCTCTATCGTGATTTCGGTGCGGCCCTCGTTCCCCTCGCCGACACCGGGCGTCTCCGCGGTCTACTGGCGCAGTTCCCTTACGGCTTCAAGAACACCGAGGAGAACCGCCGTTTCCTGGCGGAGATGCGCGAGCGCCTGGCGCCACATCCTCTGTTCGTGGAGTTTCGTCACGAAGGCTGGGCGGTGGAGCCGGTCTTCCCCTGGTTGCGCCAGCTGGAGGCGGGGTACGTGTGCGTGGACGAGCCGCAGCTCCCGGGTCTCGTGCCGCCACTGGTGCGG containing:
- a CDS encoding GYD domain-containing protein, which translates into the protein WKDEIDQKCPGIRWIDHYALLGPYDFMDIFEAPDAETAAKVSMISLCRGALQAESWTAIPYARFVELTKQI
- a CDS encoding DUF72 domain-containing protein — protein: MPETPAVESAESRVRQAEVHVGTSGYSFKDWVGPFYPAGTKPAEQLSYYVQRFDCLEVNVTYYRVPDAKLLGGMAERTPPDFHFIVKLHGDMTHQRSRDPALYRDFGAALVPLADTGRLRGLLAQFPYGFKNTEENRRFLAEMRERLAPHPLFVEFRHEGWAVEPVFPWLRQLEAGYVCVDEPQLPGLVPPLVRATTEVGYVRLHGRNAQTWFDSGPERGDRYDYLYSEDELREWVARIRQLVLETRTTYVFFNNCHAGKAPANAQAFKELLAQIGIG